DNA sequence from the Phoenix dactylifera cultivar Barhee BC4 chromosome 13, palm_55x_up_171113_PBpolish2nd_filt_p, whole genome shotgun sequence genome:
GGAAAGCTGGAAAGAAGGCCGAAGGCCAGAGGTTTCGATCTCTCACCATCGCCGCCCGATTCCTCACGACACTCGCCCGAGCTTCTCGTAATCTAGGGTTTCTGAGAGTgcggcaaggagaaggaggtcACGACGTGAAGATTATATATAGTCAGGATGATGCCTGTCCAGATCCATCTCGGCCGTCCATCTCTATTGGGTCATCAAATCCAGTAGTCCCCATAAAAAGTGCATTGTCAAAAAAGGGTGATTCATCCTCCTCGAGAGGGGAGACTCTGCTTCGGTGATTGCCTTAAGAAAGTGCAACTTTCATCAGGCCACGCATGTATACACAGCAGTAAACGGTGATTGTCTTAAGAAAGTGCAACTTTCATCAGGCAACGCATGTATACACAGCGGTAAACGATGCCGCTGATTGGATAGTCTCCTTTGCGGCTCACCACTCAGGCGGCTTTGTCTGAGTGGACCACGCAACGTTGCCAAAGAACTAATGCAGTATTTTGTTGGTCGCATTTATACTCATCAAATGTGAGCCgccgaaaaaaagaaaaaaaaggaggaacaaTTAGAACAAGTTTGATTTAGGTTCGGCCGCCGGGACTCACCATGGTGATGGTTCCATTGTGTTAGTTGGGCGTGGGTTGAACCGATTTGTTCATTCGGTTTGTATTAATGATCCTGTGAAGAAGGGGATTTGGGTCAGATTGGAAGGATTTGTGACCATTGAAATGGAGTAGAGGGTAATGAGCACAAAATCTAGGTGACATTTTGGAACATGTTGAGCTAGATTAGCTCAAGTTGGATCATCACTTAGTAATTAGCCGGCAATAAACAAACCAACAATATGCCTGGAACTACAATGTGAAGGGTCATCATATTGGATCATGTTAAGATGGATATCCAGTTGGATCATATAGTAATTGGCCCCTTTTGACCCATAAGTTCAGTTTTTTGTATAAATGTTGCCCActtgtggaggtgtccttcaattttatcttatatttttttagattttgttacataaatatccttataaatatcaaattttacattaatattttttctaaattaatatttatatatataccttCATGAAACACTTGGTTTGCTattctattaattttttttattcttatttttgcatatatacttacgccatctaacaccgttaaaaaattaaaaatttcaaattaaaataactaaaatatatttaataggtagacatgcacaaaaaaaaaaacaaaaatatttataagccgATCATAataaagagcaaaaaaaaataatattaaaattctatttcattcttaattaaaataaatatgattttattaACCTACTTATATTGCTTGATGCATGGTAAAATTGCACAACACGCGCATCTGCAATCCAAGGACAAAGTTTATCCAGGTACCGACATATTTGCCAGGTATAATTTACCATGACTCATTTTGTTTAAAATAATCTTCATATGCTTCTCAATGAGCAACCAAGACAAACAGAAGGCAATCAAAACCCCCAAACTCCGTGCTATTAAATCCAGCaagcctcctccccttccccaaTTCTCACAGGCAAACCATCAATGGTATACAAACGGTACCGTATATACCTGCCCCTTATTCCAGGTTTTCATTTTCAACTTTACTGATAACCAATTTAACAAAATAAAGCAACTTGGCGAACAAAGAAGACACAACCCGAGAACATCATCTCATATAGCGATTTTGAGACTATAGATTATATGCTGAAATAGTAGTTACTAGTGTCGCTGCTGCAGCAGATACCTAGTAATTCAGACAAAATAGCAACCCAACGAACATAGGCAACACATACAAGCACGGCACTTTATATCCACTGACAGACACATTACGAGGTCTACAACCAGCAACCTGAGTTGATACCATGACTCAGTGCACCACAGATTGATATCTACCAAGTAACCTAGTTCAGAATGCCTGCAACTCTGTTCGCCAACCTCGAAATATAGAGATCTTCAGGCACCACGACCCATAGTCTGTTCAATGGGAGGCATCATAACCAAGATAGGTTTCCCAATGAACCCAGGGTGAGGCAGCCTGCGGCGCAGCTCGCGGCCTTCCTGGCAGAGGGAGCATGGGTGGCAGCAGTAATGCGTTGCAAAATCGCAGGCCGTCTCCATCTGCTCCCGATGCTCTTCATCCTCCAAGATACCACGGCAGCATCCACATGATTTGGCGAATGCCTCAAAGCTACCCTGTTTTCACCACACAACAGAAGCTGGCTAAAAATGATTGCACCCTTCACCAGCAAAAAGCTAATAAACGAATACAGCATTTGATCTGGTAATTAAAGACATTGAAGTGAAATATGTCCATAATGCAATCTCTTGATCAATATCTTGCTGTAAAGGTTTCAGCTATATTCATCCAAGGACATATAGAAAGCAAATGAGCATGCAAAATTGTACTGATTAATTTTTAAACAAATCAATGAATAGAAATATAAGGAGCCGGGTATATGTTGGAGGAAGATGAGACAATTAGTGCAGGAAAGATTCTGAAAATCTATAAGAATCTTTTGAATATATCTTTGACAGcatatcttttttaaaaatcttCTTCGAAGTCCTTCCAGTGGCTGGGCTCTTGCCACAATTTTTTGATTCATCGTGAGATAAATTTCATTCcagcataatttttttttttcaaatgtggAAATACTTACTTCAAGATTAAATTTGCGGCGAATGGCTGTACGGGTATGATAAGAGAACCACGGTGCCAGGCAGTTCCAGCCAAAGAGAGAATTCCCGAGCATAAAGAGAGTGGTGTAAGGGAAGCAGCTATTTGCAAACCAACCACGCCCTGATCCAAGCCTCTCGACATTGCCTCCATACAGCACACACGGAGCAATGCTTCCAATTAGACCTGAACATTGCCATGGTAGTCAGTAGCAGTATGCCCTTTAATTACAGAGCTGGTGgcactaacttttttttttttatttgaagctTTCTTATAAGAAAACACATCTTGGAAAGAATATAATGGATGGATGTAGAAGAAAAGGAATTTATATGAACTTGCATGGCAGAGTTACGCGCGAAAATATCTGATTAGATGTAACTCAAATCCCTGAATGAGAGATTTCGAATTTAAGATCTAAACTATTTTTACATTACTGCATGTAAGGATCAAAATTGGAGACTATAATCGGAATTTGATGCTGGGTGACGCTAAAAAAATCCTTCGTTTGAAaggaaaaagggagagagaaaaaatagggGCGATTCATGTGGCGCAACCAAACCAACTCGTGAAATTATCGTACCAAGGATGAAACCTGACAAAAAAATATAGGGCGCGCGCTCAAGAGTCAAAAATATCCTAACGTATCTCGAGATTCTAGTTCTGTCTACAAATCAATTAGAAAACCCTAGATCTACGCGATCTAAACGGAAATCAGGAATCGCCGGATAAATAAAAGGGCGAAAATGTAGAGGGGAAAGCGATAGAACGCACAAACTTCGACATCGCTGCTCCAGAACTCGTCGTTGAGGCCGAGGCAGGAGAAAAGGCCGGAGCTCCACTGGTTGCGGGCCACCGGCTCGCCGACGACGTTCCCGTGCCCCACAGGGATCCCGTTCGCCGCGCATTCGGGGGGCATCTtggcggcggccggcggcgccgcCGGGGGAGCCCCCTCTTCGAGCGTGGGGGCGGCCTCGGGGCGATGCTGGAGGAGGGGGCTGGCTTCCTCGGCGTTGGCCATGGTTGGGATTTGGAGGGGAGCGATGTCAGTGGTGGGGAATAAAAGGGGCTTGGGAGGGACGGAAGCGCGTGGAAAATGCCAAATAGCTGGAAAGCGCGTGACGTGGCTTCGAGCTGTGGACTCAGGACAAACTTGTTAAGCGGTGGGTGCGAGCGCGTACAAAAACTTTTATGCGAGAATCCCATCCGACGCCACGTAAGGTAGCCGGGACCCAAAACCCTCCAACGGAAGGGTTTGACTCTTTGCGTCGAGCCTGCGTCGGACCACGGTGCTGCAACTTTTGTTATAGCTGAGAAGGCGTCGGCATGCGACATGTGCATGTATGGATTTCGGATCCTCTCCATTTGATAAGAGACATCTATAATTATATTAATCTAATTATAAATTTCTACCGTTTCAGAAATatatgcatttttttatttgaattttgcTATGTGCATAGTATATGACCCCATACCATCACCCTTCTGTTAAATAAGCTAGTATCTTgtcatcattattttttaacctatttaaattttgaaatatcttatactattattattattattattttgttatcttttttttctaaacTTTAATTTTTTATGCTTGGCCAAATAAATTCCAACTATGGAACTTGTGACGATAATTAGAATTCAACCAAAGAAGTAtgcttattaaaaaaattcaggatATTTACATGCAATTTACAAGATTTGGACTTGGTTGCTGGTAAAAAAAAATGTCAGTTTTAGCGGCCGGATTTAGATGGATATTACCAGATATTTCTAAATCATATCTAATATCAGTTTTTCTCACCAAATTACAGATCCAGTAAAATATGTTTAagtattttctaaaagatataTTTTTCATAAAACTGGCAACCAAACAGCAGCCAAAgcattttttccaaaatatgcTAAGCTTGAACAAAGGCTTAGCTCCATCTGGGTTGATTTATTTACGGCGTCCCTTCGATAAACCAACGGCTTATTTTTGGCGTAAGTTGCAGATGAAGTGCCAAACGTAGAACAATGCAATGTAGCTGCCGATTTCTTTTATAAACCACAAATTTGGCATTTTTGCTCCTCCCCACCTGATTTTAAGGCCTATCAATTACTTTGACAACAGTAAACTGATTTTGTTGAATTTGAAACTCCCCCCCTTTAGCTTGTCGAAATCAGTCATATGAAAATCTTACCGTAGTTGCGAGAGGACGTCTCATTTCCGGTTCTGTAAATGGGTCAAGGCACTCACCCTCGCATGGGAAATAAGATTTGAAACAAGACTATAAAGATGATATTGCTTCAAGTCCCTCCGAtcgttttttctattttttgggggaaaaaaaaaactgctcaCAACTTTGTTGCTGGTAAAAAGCAAACATGTATATACTCCGAAGTTCCTACAGCAATTCTGACCTATATAAACAAATTCTCATGATTCATTGATAAAGGGAAATCATAGAGAATTATTATTAACATGTTCTGAAAAAATTGAAGCACACCACTAATAAACTCAAATAAAGAAGCTAGGCAcgtaatttcaaattttgagccATGGTGTTGATCTCTGGCTCCCCGCGGCTGCACCACTCTAGCAGCATAAACAACCTATCTCAGAACCAAGGCACGAAACTGAAGGGTTGTCTCAATGCAAACTCCACTGATAAACTCAAATAAAGAATAATGCCCGCATATCTTTGCCAGGCAA
Encoded proteins:
- the LOC103706661 gene encoding cell number regulator 8, with amino-acid sequence MANAEEASPLLQHRPEAAPTLEEGAPPAAPPAAAKMPPECAANGIPVGHGNVVGEPVARNQWSSGLFSCLGLNDEFWSSDVEVCLIGSIAPCVLYGGNVERLGSGRGWFANSCFPYTTLFMLGNSLFGWNCLAPWFSYHTRTAIRRKFNLEGSFEAFAKSCGCCRGILEDEEHREQMETACDFATHYCCHPCSLCQEGRELRRRLPHPGFIGKPILVMMPPIEQTMGRGA